Proteins from a genomic interval of Tenacibaculum sp. SZ-18:
- a CDS encoding ribose-phosphate pyrophosphokinase, which translates to MSTTQLSPKLFACSQSTELAQKIAKEFNAELGNVKTTHFSDGEFQPAFEESVRGRRVFIIGSTFPSADNLMEMLLMLDAAKRASARHITAVMPYFGWARQDRKDKPRVAIGAKLVANLLQAAGATRIMTMDLHADQIQGFFEKPVDHLYASTIFMSYIESLQLENLTIASPDMGGSKRAYAYSKYLASEVVICYKQRKKANIIEHMELIGEVEGKNVILVDDMIDTGGTLTRAADLMVERGAKSVRAICTHPILSGSAYERIENSKLTELIVSDTIPLKKEVSKIKVVSCASLFADVMRKVQSNTSISDQFLM; encoded by the coding sequence ATGTCAACGACACAATTATCACCAAAGCTTTTTGCTTGTTCACAAAGTACAGAGCTTGCACAGAAAATAGCAAAGGAATTTAATGCTGAATTAGGAAATGTAAAAACTACGCATTTTAGCGATGGTGAATTTCAACCTGCTTTTGAAGAATCGGTTAGAGGTCGTCGTGTTTTTATCATTGGATCAACTTTTCCAAGTGCTGACAATTTAATGGAAATGCTATTAATGTTAGATGCTGCTAAAAGAGCTTCTGCAAGACATATTACAGCAGTAATGCCATATTTTGGTTGGGCAAGGCAAGACAGAAAAGATAAACCTAGAGTAGCTATTGGAGCAAAGTTAGTTGCAAATCTTTTACAAGCAGCTGGCGCTACGAGAATTATGACAATGGATTTACATGCTGATCAAATTCAAGGTTTCTTTGAAAAACCAGTTGATCATTTATATGCATCAACCATTTTCATGTCTTACATCGAAAGTTTACAATTAGAAAACCTAACAATTGCCTCTCCTGATATGGGTGGATCAAAAAGAGCTTATGCATACTCAAAATATTTAGCAAGCGAGGTTGTAATTTGTTACAAACAGCGCAAAAAAGCAAATATAATTGAACATATGGAGCTTATTGGTGAAGTTGAAGGTAAGAATGTAATTTTAGTTGATGATATGATTGACACAGGAGGAACACTTACGAGAGCTGCTGATTTAATGGTTGAACGAGGAGCAAAATCAGTACGTGCTATTTGTACGCATCCAATACTTTCTGGTAGTGCATATGAGAGAATTGAAAATTCCAAGTTAACAGAGTTAATTGTCTCGGATACAATTCCTTTAAAAAAGGAGGTTTCTAAAATAAAAGTTGTATCTTGCGCGTCATTATTTGCAGATGTGATGCGTAAAGTTCAATCGAACACATCCATCAGCGATCAATTTTTAATGTAA
- a CDS encoding serine hydrolase domain-containing protein, translating into MTVKNLLSHTSGLGFYWDYPTDEISSDLDSLYETIKKRDSKPKEQNIFNYSNNGYIVLGKIIQNVSSLSYKEYLTKNLINPLKMFDTEQGLPDGGGFKSTVDDLLKFSKALRNNFLIRKEVLAVMRTKQSDANYGLGFMLNPKEKVKKFGHTGGFSSDDSGLGIASAINIINDRYTVIILTNRNPSMGGAKVLSFIINHLQKK; encoded by the coding sequence ATCACAGTAAAAAATTTATTATCGCACACAAGTGGATTAGGATTCTACTGGGATTATCCGACTGATGAAATATCATCTGATTTAGATAGTTTGTATGAAACCATAAAGAAGAGAGATTCAAAACCAAAAGAGCAAAATATTTTTAATTATAGCAATAATGGCTATATAGTTCTTGGTAAAATCATTCAAAATGTTTCTAGTTTATCATATAAAGAATATCTAACAAAAAATTTAATTAACCCTCTAAAAATGTTCGATACTGAACAAGGACTTCCTGATGGAGGCGGTTTTAAATCTACTGTAGATGATTTACTTAAATTCTCTAAAGCGTTGAGAAATAATTTTCTGATTCGTAAAGAGGTACTCGCTGTAATGAGAACAAAACAATCTGATGCAAATTATGGACTCGGATTTATGCTAAACCCCAAAGAAAAGGTCAAAAAATTTGGACATACAGGTGGTTTTTCTAGTGACGATTCGGGTCTCGGTATTGCCTCTGCCATAAATATAATAAATGATAGATACACTGTGATTATTCTCACAAATAGAAACCCATCTATGGGAGGTGCTAAAGTTTTGAGTTTTATTATTAATCATTTACAAAAAAAATAA
- a CDS encoding serine hydrolase: MKNLILIAVTLLTFSCKNCNSQLKNKSNKVKLVNITIIKDYLDSQTKKDSLHGIVLIADKDDVILKKAFGFKDLNQTQKHTINEKIGLASIPKMFTVIAIM, from the coding sequence ATGAAAAACTTAATTTTAATTGCAGTAACTCTTTTAACCTTTAGCTGTAAAAATTGTAATAGCCAATTAAAAAATAAGTCGAATAAAGTTAAGTTGGTTAATATTACTATAATAAAAGATTATTTAGACAGTCAAACAAAAAAAGATAGTCTTCACGGAATTGTGCTTATCGCAGATAAAGACGATGTTATTTTAAAAAAAGCCTTTGGCTTTAAAGACTTAAATCAGACTCAAAAACACACAATAAATGAAAAAATAGGCTTAGCTTCTATACCTAAAATGTTTACTGTAATAGCAATTATGTAA
- a CDS encoding PhzF family phenazine biosynthesis protein produces MELEIYQIDAFTAKVFGGNPAAVCPLEDWIDSSTMQSIAAENNLSETVFFVRKKDFYEIRWFMPHQEIDLCGHATLAAAYVIFSYLRPELNDINFMSQSGILKAQKSEDGSIILDFPSRPPKKIEIPQEVYSAFNYKPIEALASRDLVLLFENEEKIRTLKYDLNFLKKLPYLCIVPTAKGIEVDFVSRVFDANASMPEDPVTGSAHTSLIPYWSEKLKKKHFIAKQLSEREGDLICNLVKDRVHIAGKAVLYLKGKIYI; encoded by the coding sequence ATGGAGTTAGAAATATATCAAATTGATGCATTCACAGCCAAAGTATTTGGTGGTAATCCTGCTGCTGTCTGTCCCTTAGAAGATTGGATTGATTCTTCAACTATGCAGAGTATAGCTGCCGAGAATAATTTGTCTGAAACAGTATTTTTTGTCAGAAAAAAGGATTTTTATGAAATTCGTTGGTTTATGCCTCATCAGGAAATTGATTTGTGTGGCCATGCGACTTTAGCCGCAGCTTATGTCATTTTTAGTTATTTGAGACCTGAATTAAATGATATAAATTTTATGTCTCAAAGTGGGATATTAAAAGCTCAAAAGTCTGAAGATGGAAGCATTATACTGGACTTTCCGTCGCGACCACCCAAGAAAATTGAAATACCACAAGAAGTCTATTCTGCATTTAATTATAAACCTATTGAAGCATTAGCAAGTAGAGATTTGGTTTTACTCTTTGAAAACGAAGAAAAGATAAGAACACTAAAATATGATTTAAATTTTCTTAAAAAATTACCTTATTTATGTATTGTTCCCACAGCTAAGGGAATTGAAGTAGATTTTGTATCCCGAGTATTTGATGCTAATGCATCCATGCCGGAAGACCCAGTTACTGGTTCCGCCCACACATCTTTAATTCCTTATTGGAGTGAAAAACTTAAAAAAAAGCATTTCATTGCTAAACAATTATCAGAAAGAGAAGGAGATTTAATATGTAATCTTGTTAAGGATAGAGTCCACATCGCCGGAAAAGCTGTACTGTATCTTAAAGGAAAAATTTATATATGA
- a CDS encoding SUKH-4 family immunity protein codes for MSIDFINNWRSIGEEHIVVDQSNQGKFDLGSAALDFFFISGIPSEFQELNFDYLKEENIQTVNQKWNLDNPEFDKYLAIGFNGSGDPISLNQINQELIYLNHDNEFQEIFINSDLKKFAHSVLRIQIFMNQITKLTPDSFFETEFSDESFDNLLTDLKQIDSKIFEVDRSHWLITLDTLKWEREDERNN; via the coding sequence ATGAGCATAGACTTTATAAATAACTGGAGATCGATAGGTGAAGAACACATAGTTGTAGACCAATCTAATCAAGGGAAATTCGATCTTGGGTCGGCTGCATTGGACTTCTTTTTCATATCTGGCATCCCATCGGAATTTCAGGAATTAAACTTTGATTACTTAAAAGAAGAGAATATCCAAACGGTTAATCAAAAATGGAATTTAGACAACCCTGAATTTGACAAGTATTTGGCAATCGGATTTAATGGATCTGGAGATCCAATATCTCTAAATCAGATTAATCAGGAATTAATTTACTTAAATCACGATAATGAGTTTCAGGAAATTTTTATCAATTCTGACTTGAAAAAATTTGCTCATTCTGTTTTAAGGATTCAAATATTTATGAATCAAATAACCAAATTGACTCCTGATTCTTTCTTTGAAACAGAATTTTCGGATGAAAGCTTTGATAATTTATTGACCGATTTAAAACAGATTGATTCAAAAATATTTGAAGTTGATAGAAGCCATTGGTTGATTACCTTAGATACGCTCAAATGGGAACGAGAAGATGAAAGAAATAACTAA
- a CDS encoding TPM domain-containing protein gives MTKIATNIILGLILLNLVSCTNKISKTDTKIHFDNELGFSIPDSLKIINDFGEVFTRKEESELENLISTVVSNSSKKIIIVTTSDIKPYTDIHKYATDLGNDWGIASPKDFNGLTIVLCKPCRKIGIATAVGTENKIKNEFCKNVINQIMIPEFKNGNYHKGMKEGLLSLILKWEEK, from the coding sequence ATGACAAAAATTGCTACGAACATAATATTAGGATTAATTCTCTTGAATTTAGTTTCATGTACAAATAAAATCTCAAAAACAGACACCAAAATTCACTTTGACAATGAATTAGGTTTCAGCATACCTGATTCTTTAAAGATCATCAATGACTTTGGAGAAGTCTTTACAAGAAAAGAAGAATCTGAACTTGAGAATTTAATATCTACAGTTGTAAGTAATTCATCAAAAAAAATAATAATCGTAACAACAAGCGATATTAAACCTTATACAGATATTCATAAATACGCAACAGACTTGGGTAATGACTGGGGAATTGCGTCGCCTAAAGACTTTAATGGACTTACTATAGTACTATGTAAGCCTTGCCGTAAAATAGGAATAGCTACAGCAGTTGGAACTGAGAACAAAATAAAAAACGAGTTTTGTAAAAATGTGATTAATCAAATTATGATTCCTGAATTTAAAAACGGAAATTATCACAAAGGAATGAAAGAAGGATTATTGAGTTTAATATTAAAATGGGAAGAAAAGTAA
- a CDS encoding ATP-grasp domain-containing protein, whose product MINEVLLIPEKIDIERDSVAEIWKKNGGEVQRIGKFWKRPNIDSEKRITIYGIDTFSLVLAQILGLILIEPKDELISELDFNWIKRKIEIVKIAEIEKSLFPVFIKPAKPKTFKSKVYIDFDSFTQETKGIEQNEQVIKSNIIKIESEVRAFILNNKILDMAIYEGNSNLESARKFLTDFLQNNSIDLPESYVIDLGFNQTDKWFVIEFNSSWGAGLNSCNPNKVINGIRKATIN is encoded by the coding sequence ATGATAAACGAAGTCTTATTAATTCCTGAAAAAATAGATATTGAACGAGACTCTGTTGCAGAAATTTGGAAAAAGAATGGCGGAGAAGTCCAACGAATCGGAAAATTTTGGAAACGACCAAATATAGATTCTGAAAAAAGGATAACCATTTATGGGATTGACACTTTTAGTCTTGTTTTAGCTCAAATACTCGGATTAATACTAATTGAACCGAAAGATGAATTAATTAGTGAACTAGATTTTAATTGGATTAAACGTAAAATCGAAATTGTAAAAATTGCTGAAATTGAAAAATCTCTATTTCCAGTCTTTATTAAACCTGCTAAACCTAAAACATTCAAATCAAAAGTTTATATAGACTTCGACAGTTTTACTCAAGAAACAAAAGGAATTGAACAAAATGAGCAAGTCATAAAGTCAAATATTATTAAGATAGAAAGTGAAGTCCGAGCGTTTATATTGAACAATAAAATCCTCGATATGGCAATTTATGAAGGAAATTCTAATTTAGAATCAGCAAGAAAATTTCTAACTGACTTTTTGCAAAACAATTCAATTGATTTACCTGAATCTTATGTTATCGATTTAGGGTTTAATCAAACAGATAAATGGTTTGTAATTGAATTTAATTCAAGTTGGGGAGCTGGACTAAATTCTTGCAATCCTAATAAAGTAATTAATGGAATAAGGAAAGCAACAATAAATTAA
- a CDS encoding MarR family winged helix-turn-helix transcriptional regulator produces MEFKKPTETIFYQIEKVIKQYRLMAQANLNKLGYKITINQILLMIQIDKNQEISQVELAELLFKDVASITRMTELLVKEKLIERKENKEDRRKKDLKITRKGKKLLDLAIPVISKNREIAQHNMTETEIKTLLNLLNKIIINTSK; encoded by the coding sequence ATGGAGTTCAAAAAACCAACAGAAACAATCTTCTATCAAATAGAAAAAGTAATAAAACAATACCGATTAATGGCGCAAGCAAACCTGAATAAACTCGGATATAAAATAACCATAAACCAAATCTTGTTGATGATACAAATTGACAAAAATCAAGAAATAAGTCAAGTTGAATTAGCAGAACTATTGTTTAAAGATGTTGCATCAATTACTCGAATGACAGAACTTTTAGTTAAAGAAAAACTTATTGAAAGAAAAGAAAACAAAGAAGACCGCAGGAAAAAAGACTTAAAAATTACCCGAAAGGGGAAAAAACTATTGGATTTAGCAATTCCTGTAATCTCTAAAAACAGAGAAATTGCTCAACATAATATGACCGAGACAGAAATAAAAACACTTTTAAATCTTTTAAATAAAATAATAATAAACACATCAAAATGA
- a CDS encoding SOS response-associated peptidase — protein MFYKSNTKSAEENEKRFKTSFIAPEIYQSYYARSGYSTDYLYIIKQNESEIINPAYWGLLPENITIDKRQEYLSQYRTYNARVDKILNNQNRAANFIKTQRCIILADGIFEPHYRSDISYPHYIKHHDHSLFALAGVYTELDDGLYTTTIITREVNPYFAEIHNKKKQGTFRMPLILNQEDESNWLSNDLNTSDITELLNSFTIKKFVDYPVEKSSGHPINNAEGIQPFFYPEQQSLF, from the coding sequence GTGTTTTATAAGTCAAATACAAAATCAGCAGAAGAAAACGAAAAAAGATTTAAGACGAGTTTTATTGCACCAGAAATTTATCAGTCATACTACGCGAGATCTGGTTATTCTACTGATTATTTGTATATCATAAAGCAAAACGAAAGTGAAATTATTAACCCAGCATATTGGGGATTACTTCCAGAAAATATAACTATTGATAAGAGGCAAGAATATTTAAGTCAATATCGAACCTATAATGCCAGAGTAGATAAAATACTTAACAATCAAAATAGAGCTGCAAATTTTATAAAGACTCAGCGCTGCATAATTCTAGCAGATGGAATATTTGAACCACATTACAGATCAGATATAAGTTATCCTCATTATATAAAACATCATGATCATAGTCTTTTTGCGTTAGCAGGAGTTTATACAGAATTAGATGATGGTTTATACACTACTACAATTATAACGAGAGAGGTAAATCCATATTTTGCAGAGATACACAATAAGAAAAAGCAAGGTACTTTTAGAATGCCTCTAATATTAAATCAGGAGGATGAATCAAATTGGTTATCGAATGATTTAAATACAAGTGATATAACGGAATTACTAAATAGCTTTACTATTAAAAAGTTCGTTGATTACCCAGTAGAAAAGAGTAGTGGTCACCCTATAAATAATGCTGAAGGAATTCAACCTTTTTTCTACCCCGAACAACAATCGTTGTTTTAA
- a CDS encoding leucine-rich repeat domain-containing protein, with translation MKQIVILLLIFSFLTPCSSQEKHIFTSLDSAFKNPESVFKLFLRNKSLKCLPDSIDSFHNLTELNLIDNNLDSLPESIGNLKKLKRLYLSNNPINTLPYSIGKLNNLIWLFLNQTKLVALPKSIGNLTELRILLLNNSQLETIPESIGNLSKLQVLELPNTKIETLPKSIGKLGDLQTLSLYETKLTRLPKSLGKLSKLKTLSLQSTLLSENELESIKLALPKCNVHD, from the coding sequence ATGAAACAAATAGTTATTTTACTCTTAATATTTTCATTTTTAACGCCTTGTTCATCGCAGGAAAAACACATATTCACTTCACTAGATTCAGCTTTTAAGAATCCAGAATCTGTCTTTAAATTATTTTTACGGAATAAATCGTTGAAATGCCTGCCAGATTCAATTGATTCGTTTCACAACTTAACTGAATTAAACTTAATTGACAACAACCTTGATAGTCTTCCAGAATCCATTGGAAACTTAAAAAAATTAAAAAGACTTTATTTATCTAACAACCCGATCAATACTCTTCCATACTCCATAGGGAAACTTAATAATTTGATATGGTTGTTTTTAAATCAAACCAAATTAGTAGCTCTTCCTAAATCTATTGGAAATTTGACCGAGCTACGGATACTTTTGTTAAATAACAGTCAGCTCGAAACTATCCCAGAATCTATTGGTAACTTATCTAAGTTACAAGTACTAGAGTTACCAAATACAAAGATCGAAACTCTTCCAAAGTCGATTGGAAAATTAGGTGATTTGCAAACATTATCTTTATATGAAACCAAACTTACAAGATTACCTAAATCCCTCGGAAAATTAAGTAAACTAAAAACACTATCCCTACAATCAACATTATTAAGCGAGAATGAATTGGAAAGCATCAAGCTAGCACTTCCAAAATGTAATGTACACGATTAA
- a CDS encoding DUF6090 family protein, producing MIKLFRKHKQNSLTKGKVVNYFKYAIGEIILVVIGILIALYINNWNSKRIEKRTAISIYKNIKRQTKMDKNAISLGLKHNQFLSEKFEYGAQIIEENDRAKTDTLLEIELILVEHSDIDINSNIYQNLINSGESKLLKNRIIMEEIQKLEGTYISINRMEKIHYETIQNNIAPYLLKAIKIHDKSARNINIVFGIDFQNYFYSTLLISSQKDLLYNQAIKQIEIITGLIDKEIKQ from the coding sequence ATGATTAAACTCTTTAGAAAACATAAACAAAATTCACTTACAAAAGGAAAAGTAGTAAATTATTTTAAATATGCAATTGGTGAAATTATTCTTGTAGTTATAGGTATTTTAATAGCCTTATATATTAATAATTGGAATAGTAAACGAATTGAAAAAAGAACAGCTATTTCAATTTACAAAAATATAAAACGGCAGACTAAAATGGATAAGAATGCAATTTCCTTGGGACTTAAACATAATCAATTTTTATCTGAAAAATTTGAATATGGAGCTCAAATAATAGAAGAAAATGATCGAGCTAAAACCGATACTCTCTTAGAAATTGAATTAATACTGGTTGAACATTCTGATATTGATATAAATAGCAATATCTATCAAAACTTAATTAATAGTGGTGAATCAAAACTTTTGAAAAATAGAATTATAATGGAAGAAATCCAAAAATTAGAAGGAACTTATATATCTATAAACCGAATGGAGAAAATTCATTATGAAACTATACAAAACAATATTGCCCCCTATTTATTAAAGGCCATTAAGATTCATGATAAATCCGCTCGAAATATAAATATAGTTTTTGGAATTGATTTTCAAAATTATTTTTATTCTACATTACTCATTAGTTCTCAAAAAGACTTGCTATATAATCAAGCAATAAAACAAATTGAAATAATTACAGGGTTAATAGATAAAGAAATTAAACAATAA
- a CDS encoding GNAT family N-acetyltransferase: MKVHIETDKFIIRELEEYDAKGIFELDSTPEVHEFLGKKPIKTINEAHKVIDFIRKQYVSNGIGRWAIIDKNTDDFIGWTGLKYEKGLRKEFNYYDLGYRLRKKYWGKGIATETAIESLKYGFQTLNLKEIGAAADVNHLVSNKILKKIGLKFIETFDYEGVTYNWYKISKTEWTELERTANTT, encoded by the coding sequence ATGAAAGTACATATTGAAACTGATAAATTTATCATAAGAGAACTTGAAGAATATGATGCTAAAGGAATATTCGAACTGGACTCTACTCCTGAAGTGCATGAATTTCTTGGAAAAAAACCAATAAAAACTATTAATGAAGCACATAAAGTGATTGATTTTATTAGGAAACAATATGTCAGCAATGGTATTGGAAGGTGGGCAATTATAGATAAAAATACAGATGATTTTATTGGCTGGACAGGACTGAAATATGAAAAAGGTTTAAGAAAAGAATTCAATTATTATGATCTTGGATATAGACTTAGAAAGAAATATTGGGGTAAAGGTATAGCTACAGAAACTGCCATAGAATCGTTGAAATACGGATTTCAGACACTAAACCTAAAAGAAATTGGGGCAGCAGCAGATGTTAATCATTTAGTTTCTAATAAAATTCTTAAAAAAATTGGACTGAAATTTATAGAAACTTTTGATTATGAGGGTGTTACTTATAATTGGTACAAGATAAGCAAAACAGAATGGACTGAATTGGAACGAACAGCTAACACTACTTAA
- a CDS encoding 50S ribosomal protein L25/general stress protein Ctc, with product MQSITINGSQRESVGKSATKALRNAGKVPCVLYGGDKPVHFSADEKAFKSLVYTPNVYTASIEVDGQTYAAVLQDIQFHPVTDRILHIDFYQLFEDKAVTMEIPVRLVGNSKGVMIGGALRHNMRKLKVKALPANLPDFIEADITELEIGNKLYVTELANDNYTFLHPDNTVVAQVRMSRNAAKAATEAEG from the coding sequence ATGCAATCGATTACGATTAATGGATCTCAAAGAGAAAGCGTAGGTAAGTCAGCGACTAAAGCCTTACGTAATGCTGGAAAGGTTCCTTGCGTATTATACGGAGGAGACAAACCTGTTCACTTTTCAGCTGATGAAAAAGCGTTCAAGAGCTTAGTATATACTCCAAACGTATATACTGCTTCGATTGAAGTTGACGGTCAAACTTATGCGGCTGTTTTACAAGACATCCAGTTTCACCCAGTTACTGACAGAATCTTACACATCGACTTTTATCAATTATTTGAAGATAAAGCGGTAACTATGGAAATTCCAGTAAGATTAGTTGGAAACTCTAAAGGAGTAATGATTGGTGGTGCTTTACGTCACAATATGCGTAAATTAAAAGTGAAAGCTTTACCAGCAAACTTACCTGACTTTATTGAAGCTGATATCACAGAATTAGAAATTGGTAACAAACTTTATGTTACTGAATTAGCAAACGATAACTATACTTTTTTACACCCAGACAACACTGTGGTTGCTCAAGTTCGTATGTCTCGTAATGCTGCTAAAGCTGCTACAGAAGCTGAAGGATAA
- a CDS encoding transposase: protein MNKNTVYFGIDVSKDVLDVYDHQGNFHQFSNSIRGFKKLLKMTSYSSICVMESTGYYHVRLAYFLLENGVGVCVENPLKIKRYIQMNLSKIKTDKSDAKQIYNYALSQSPSLWKGESKVQQECLQIVRLLSVYTKQRTQLKNKIHGEEVLGIPSKFVLRSLKKQLKSLNKEVVSLEELLTLKVKEEHQKELSLLTSIPSIGSKTALALIVFTDGFQRFDSAKELCSYAGITPIIRESGSSIKGKPRISKIGNTKLRNLLFMCSFNAYKYNKACKALYQRLVAKGKSKKLALIAVCNKLLKQAFAIVKSGLPYDENFVSKLS from the coding sequence ATGAATAAAAATACAGTATATTTTGGTATTGATGTAAGTAAAGATGTTTTAGATGTTTATGATCATCAAGGTAATTTTCATCAGTTTAGTAATTCAATTAGGGGTTTTAAAAAGCTATTAAAAATGACTTCATATTCCAGTATATGTGTTATGGAGTCAACAGGTTATTATCATGTTCGTTTAGCATATTTTTTATTGGAAAATGGAGTTGGAGTTTGTGTTGAAAATCCACTAAAGATTAAGCGTTATATTCAAATGAATCTTTCAAAAATAAAGACAGACAAGAGTGATGCAAAACAAATATATAATTATGCATTAAGTCAGTCGCCAAGTTTATGGAAAGGAGAGAGTAAAGTTCAACAGGAGTGCTTGCAAATAGTACGTTTATTAAGTGTTTATACGAAGCAGCGTACTCAGTTAAAGAATAAAATCCATGGAGAAGAAGTTTTAGGAATCCCGAGTAAATTTGTTTTGAGATCATTGAAGAAACAATTAAAATCGCTGAATAAAGAGGTTGTAAGTTTAGAAGAACTATTGACCCTAAAGGTAAAAGAAGAACACCAAAAAGAATTGAGTTTACTTACATCAATTCCAAGTATTGGTTCTAAAACAGCCTTAGCATTAATTGTATTTACCGATGGATTTCAACGATTTGATTCAGCAAAAGAATTATGTAGTTACGCAGGAATCACCCCTATCATTAGAGAGTCAGGTAGCAGTATAAAAGGGAAACCTAGAATTAGTAAAATAGGTAATACTAAACTCAGGAATTTATTATTCATGTGTAGTTTTAATGCTTATAAATATAATAAGGCTTGTAAGGCACTTTATCAACGTCTAGTAGCTAAAGGGAAGAGTAAGAAATTAGCATTAATAGCAGTGTGTAACAAGTTATTAAAACAGGCTTTTGCTATTGTAAAAAGTGGTTTGCCTTATGATGAAAACTTTGTGTCAAAATTAAGCTAA
- a CDS encoding BspA family leucine-rich repeat surface protein translates to MKFSNFYPQKFITYLLLPLIFGCNDIDEEIEPIVAYVYLDENGVTIKASENSQPGETATFDGASYLIVDNETLHELVKGYPNNGVDLSKLVTSKVTDMRWLFQKPGYNADLSNWDVSNVTDMGHMFEGANGFHSDISKWDVSSVTDMSHMFESASVFNWDISEWDVSSVTNMNSMFRRAESFNQDLKDWDTSSVTDMSKMFEHAESFHSEIGNWNTSSVTSFSDMFAFASSFNAEIGEWNTSTAENMFSMFRNAEAFNQNISNWDVSNVKEMGSMFYNAKHFNQDISNWNVSNVTNMIFMFGRAENFNAEIGNWDVSSVENMVGMFILALKFNQDLSAWNVEKVSEYQDFAKQATSWTLPKPNFN, encoded by the coding sequence ATGAAATTTTCAAACTTTTACCCCCAAAAATTCATCACATATCTATTGCTACCATTAATTTTCGGATGTAACGACATAGATGAGGAAATAGAGCCAATAGTAGCATATGTTTATTTAGATGAAAATGGCGTTACCATCAAAGCTAGCGAAAATTCCCAACCTGGAGAGACAGCTACTTTTGATGGAGCCTCTTATTTGATTGTGGATAATGAAACACTACATGAGCTAGTAAAAGGCTATCCTAATAACGGTGTCGATCTTTCCAAGCTGGTAACATCTAAAGTTACCGACATGAGATGGCTTTTTCAAAAACCAGGTTACAACGCCGATTTAAGCAATTGGGATGTGTCAAACGTCACCGATATGGGGCACATGTTTGAGGGAGCAAATGGATTTCATTCCGACATCAGTAAATGGGATGTGTCTTCTGTTACGGATATGTCTCATATGTTTGAAAGTGCGTCAGTTTTTAATTGGGACATCAGTGAATGGGATGTTTCATCCGTAACCAACATGAATTCAATGTTCCGAAGAGCAGAGAGCTTTAATCAAGATCTTAAGGATTGGGATACTTCATCGGTTACAGACATGTCCAAGATGTTTGAACATGCAGAGAGCTTTCATAGTGAGATTGGTAATTGGAACACTTCTTCTGTAACTTCGTTTAGTGATATGTTTGCCTTTGCCAGCAGCTTTAATGCAGAAATAGGTGAATGGAACACATCAACTGCTGAAAATATGTTCTCTATGTTTAGAAATGCTGAAGCATTTAATCAAAATATAAGTAATTGGGATGTTTCTAATGTTAAAGAGATGGGCTCTATGTTTTACAATGCAAAACATTTTAACCAAGATATCAGTAATTGGAATGTTTCTAATGTAACCAATATGATTTTTATGTTTGGACGAGCAGAAAATTTTAATGCAGAGATTGGTAACTGGGATGTATCCAGTGTTGAGAATATGGTAGGCATGTTTATTTTGGCTTTGAAATTTAATCAAGACCTGAGTGCATGGAATGTAGAAAAGGTTTCAGAATACCAAGACTTCGCAAAACAAGCAACCTCTTGGACACTTCCAAAACCAAACTTTAATTAA